A portion of the Aphelocoma coerulescens isolate FSJ_1873_10779 chromosome 11, UR_Acoe_1.0, whole genome shotgun sequence genome contains these proteins:
- the TSHZ3 gene encoding teashirt homolog 3: MPRRKQQAPRRAAAYVSDELKAAALVEEDVEPDENAVDGEPSAKYACPEKDFSKNCQSYQNSPAAEFSSHDMDSESHISETSDRMADFESSSIKNEEESKEVSIPLEDSTVSDSLEQMKAVYNNFLSNSYWSNLNLNLHQPISEKNNGSSSSSSSSSSSCGSGSFDWHQTAMAKTLQQVSQSRILPEPSLFSTVQLYRQSSKLYGSIFTGASKFRCKDCSAAYDTLVELTVHMNETGHYRDDNHETDNNNPKRWSKPRKRSLLEMEGKEDAQKVLKCMYCGHSFESLQDLSVHMIKTKHYQKVPLKEPVTPVAAKIIPATRKKASLELELPSSPDSTGGTPKATISDTNDALQKNSNPYITPNNRYGHQNGASYAWHFEARKSQILKCMECGSSHDTLQELTAHMMVTGHFIKVTNSAMKKGKPIIEAPATPTITSLVDEKVQSVPLAATTFTSPSNTPSSVSPKLNVEIKKEVDKERVIADDKMKDKEKSSEDEEKYDISSKYHYLTENDLEESPKGGLDILKSLENTVTSAINKAQNGTPSWGGYPSIHAAYQLPNMMKLSLGSSGKSTPLKPMFGNNELVSPTKNQPLVSPPSSQTSPVPKTNFHAMEELVKKVTEKVAKVEEKMKEPEGKLSPLKRATPSPCSSEVSEPLKMEPSNDGGFKSQQNSPVPQRDGCKDSPTVEPVENGKEPVKSIVGSLSSSTAIITDHPPEQPFVNPLSALQSVMNIHLGKAAKPSLPALDPMSMLFKMSNSLAEKAAVATPPLQSKKSDHLDRYFYHVNNDQPIDLTKGKSDKSCSLGSALLSSTSTSSASSSSTVTTAKTSAVVSFMSNSPLRENALSDISDMLKNLTESHTSKSSTPSSISEKSDIDGTTIEEPEESTPAQKRKGRQSNWNPQHLLILQAQFAASLRQTSEGKYIMSDLSPQERMHISRFTGLSMTTISHWLANVKYQLRRTGGTKFLKNLDTGHPVFFCNDCASQIRTPSTYISHLESHLGFRLRDLSKLSSEQINNQIAQAKSPSEKLVTSSPEEDIGTSYQCKLCNRTFASKHAVKLHLSKTHGKSPEDHLLYVSELEKQ, encoded by the coding sequence CCTATGTTTCAGACGAACTAAAAGCAGCAGCGCTGGTGGAAGAAGATGTGGAACCTGATGAAAATGCAGTTGATGGGGAGCCTTCAGCAAAATATGCATGTCCAGAAAAAGACTTCAGTAAGAACTGCCAAAGCTACCAAAACTCTCCAGCAGCTGAGTTCTCTAGCCATGATATGGACAGTGAGTCCCACATCAGTGAGACAAGTGACCGCATGGCAGACTTCGAGAGCAGCTCCATTAAAAATGAGGAAGAGAGCAAGGAGGTTTCCATACCACTGGAAGACTCTACAGTTTCTGATAGTTTAGAACAAATGAAAGCCGTGTATAATAACTTCCTCTCCAATTCCTACTGGTCCAATCTCAATTTGAACCTTCACCAGCCAATTTCGGAAAAAAACAACggtagcagcagcagtagcagcagcagcagcagcagttgtgGAAGCGGCAGCTTTGACTGGCACCAGACTGCAATGGCCAAAACACTGCAGCAAGTTTCACAGAGCAGAATTCTGCCTGAACCGAGCCTTTTTAGCACAGTCCAGCTGTACAGACAGAGCAGTAAGCTCTATGGCTCTATATTCACTGGGGCCAGTAAATTCCGCTGTAAAGACTGCAGTGCTGCCTACGATACTTTAGTAGAATTAACAGTGCACATGAATGAAACAGGACATTATCGAGATGACAACCATGAAACGGATAACAATAACCCCAAAAGATGGTCCAAACCTCGCAAACGTTCTTTGCTCGAaatggaagggaaggaggatgcCCAGAAAGTGCTAAAGTGTATGTACTGTGGTCATTCATTTGAATCTCTTCAGGATTTGAGTGTTCATATgatcaaaacaaaacactacCAAAAAGTGCCTCTGAAGGAACCTGTTACACCTGTAGCAGCAAAAATTATCCCAGCTACTAGAAAGAAAGCATCACTGGAGCTTGAACTTCCCAGTTCTCCAGACTCCACGGGTGGGACACCAAAAGCAACAATCTCGGATACTAACGATGCACTTCAAAAGAATTCCAATCCCTACATTACGCCAAATAACCGCTACGGTCACCAGAATGGTGCCAGCTATGCCTGGCACTTTGAGGCGAGGAAATCCCAGATTCTGAAGTGCATGGAGTGTGGAAGTTCACATGACACCCTGCAGGAGCTCACGGCTCACATGATGGTGACGGGACATTTTATTAAAGTCACTAACTCTGCCATGAAAAAAGGGAAACCAATTATAGAAGCCCCAGCCACACCGACAATAACGTCCTTAGTAGATGAGAAGGTCCAGTCTGTGCCACTAGCTGCCACCACCTTTACATCTCCTTCCAACACACCTTCTAGTGTTTCCCCTAAATTAAATGTTgagattaaaaaagaagtagATAAGGAAAGAGTCATTGCTGATGACAAAATGAAAGACAAAGAGAAGTCAAGTGAAGATGAGGAGAAGTATGATATCTCCTCAAAATACCATTACTTGACTGAAAATGACCTAGAGGAAAGTCCTAAGGGGGGATTAGATATATTGAAGTCTTTAGAAAACACAGTTACATCAGCTATAAACAAAGCCCAGAATGGCACACCGAGCTGGGGTGGCTACCCCAGCATTCATGCTGCCTACCAGCTGCCTAATATGATGAAGCTGTCATTGGGCTCATCTGGGAAGAGTACACCATTAAAACCTATGTTTGGAAACAATGAACTAGTATCACCAACTAAAAACCAGCCCTTGGTGTCTCCACCAAGCAGTCAGACCTCACCTGTGCCAAAAACAAACTTTCATGCCATGGAAGAATTGGTAAAGAAGGTCACTGAGAAGGTGGCTAAAGTGGAGGAGAAGATGAAAGAGCCTGAAGGAAAGCTTTCTCCACTGAAGCGTGCAACGCCTTCGCCGTGTAGCAGTGAAGTCAGTGAACCCCTTAAGATGGAGCCCTCCAATGATGGTGGCTTCAAAAGCCAGCAGAACAgcccagttcctcagagagacGGTTGCAAGGATAGTCCAACTGTAGAACCCGTGGAGAACGGGAAGGAGCCTGTGAAGTCCATTGTAGGTTCTTTAAGTAGCAGCACAGCCATCATCACTGATCACCCTCCTGAACAGCCATTTGTAAATCCATTAAGTGCACTGCAATCCGTCATGAATATTCACCTTGGGAAGGCAGCAAAGCCATCTTTGCCTGCTCTGGATCCAATGAgcatgctttttaaaatgagcAACAGCTTGGCAGAAAAGGCTGCAGTGGCCACCCCACCTCTACAGTCCAAAAAATCAGACCACTTAGACCGTTATTTTTATCATGTCAACAATGACCAACCCATAGATTTGACGAAAGGCAAGAGTGACAAAAGCTGCTCTTTGGGTTCAGCGCTTTTGTCATCCACATCGACATCTTCTGCATCTTCTTCATCTACAGTGACAACAGCAAAGACATCTGCAGTCGTGTCATTCATGTCAAACTCGCCGCTACGCGAGAATGCCTTGTCAGATATATCTGATATGCTGAAGAACCTGACAGAAAGTCACACATCAAAATCTTCCACACCTTCCAGCATATCTGAGAAATCTGACATTGATGGTACCACAATAGAGGAACCAGAAGAAAGTACACCAGCTCAGAAAAGGAAGGGACGTCAGTCTAACTGGAACCCTCAGCACTTGCTCATATTGCAGGCCCAGTTTGCAGCCAGTTTACGGCAGACTTCAGAGGGGAAATACATCATGTCAGACTTGAGCCCTCAAGAAAGAATGCACATTTCCAGGTTTACGGGACTCTCAATGACCACAATTAGCCACTGGCTGGCCAATGTGAAATACCAGCTCCGAAGGACGGGGGGAACTAAGTTCCTTAAAAATTTGGACACTGGGCACCCAGTGTTCTTTTGTAATGACTGTGCTTCACAGATCAGAACTCCTTCAACTTATATCAGTCATCTTGAATCGCATCTGGGTTTCAGGTTAAGAGACTTGTCCAAACTGTCCAGTGAACAGATTAACAATCAGATAGCACAAGCAAAGTCACCGTCTGAAAAACTGGTGACGTCTTCTCCAGAGGAAGATATCGGAACTTCTTATCAGTGCAAACTTTGTAACAGGACTTTTGCAAGCAAGCATGCTGTTAAACTTCATCTTAGTAAAACACATGGGAAGTCACCAGAGGATCATCTTCTGTATGTTTCGGAGTTAGAGAAGCAGTAG